The proteins below come from a single Iocasia fonsfrigidae genomic window:
- the dnaJ gene encoding molecular chaperone DnaJ gives MAEKRDYYEILGLSREADESEIKKAYRKKARKLHPDVNKDDPNAEEKFKELSEAYEILSDPNKRARYDQYGHSGINDNDFNFDDFARGGFGGFEDMSDIFDMFFGGGMGGRRRGPQRGSDLQYRLTIDFEKAVFGGSEEISIPRTETCDTCHGSGAKPGSKAKTCPQCNGNGQVRTSQQTPFGHFTQTRVCDKCGGTGKVIDNPCSNCHGQGKVRKRRKITVNIPAGVSNGNKLRMSGEGEAGDHGARNGDLYIVIQVKEHKIFKRKQDNIYCEVPINFVQAILGDEIEVPTLEGKVKFTIPEGTQPGTTFRLKNKGIAHLNSYGRGDEYIKVKVVIPKTLSEKQKKILMEFAEESGEEINPEHKSWLEKVRDVLGV, from the coding sequence GTGGCTGAGAAAAGAGATTATTATGAGATATTGGGTTTGAGTCGTGAGGCTGATGAGAGTGAGATTAAAAAGGCCTATCGTAAGAAGGCCAGGAAATTACACCCTGATGTTAATAAAGATGACCCCAATGCGGAAGAAAAGTTTAAAGAACTATCAGAGGCTTATGAAATATTGAGTGACCCTAATAAAAGGGCACGTTATGATCAGTATGGTCATTCCGGGATAAATGATAATGATTTTAATTTTGATGACTTTGCCCGTGGTGGTTTTGGTGGGTTTGAAGACATGTCTGATATTTTTGATATGTTTTTTGGTGGTGGTATGGGAGGTAGACGTCGTGGCCCACAGAGGGGTTCAGACCTGCAGTACCGTTTGACTATAGATTTTGAAAAGGCTGTTTTTGGTGGGAGTGAAGAGATAAGTATACCCAGGACTGAGACCTGTGATACATGTCATGGTTCAGGGGCTAAACCAGGTAGTAAGGCTAAAACCTGTCCACAGTGTAATGGAAATGGCCAGGTCAGGACTTCACAGCAGACACCTTTTGGTCATTTTACCCAGACAAGGGTTTGTGATAAATGTGGGGGTACTGGTAAGGTTATAGATAATCCCTGTTCAAATTGTCATGGTCAAGGAAAGGTCAGGAAAAGGAGAAAGATTACAGTTAATATCCCTGCTGGGGTCTCGAATGGGAATAAATTAAGAATGTCTGGTGAGGGTGAGGCTGGTGATCATGGTGCAAGAAATGGTGATTTATATATTGTAATTCAGGTCAAAGAACATAAAATCTTCAAACGCAAACAAGATAATATTTATTGTGAGGTACCAATTAATTTTGTTCAGGCTATACTTGGTGATGAGATTGAAGTACCTACACTGGAAGGGAAGGTTAAGTTTACTATTCCAGAAGGTACTCAACCTGGTACTACTTTTAGATTGAAGAACAAAGGTATTGCACATCTTAATAGTTACGGTAGGGGAGATGAGTACATTAAGGTAAAGGTAGTGATTCCTAAAACCCTTAGTGAAAAACAGAAGAAGATCTTAATGGAATTTGCTGAGGAATCTGGTGAAGAGATTAATCCTGAACACAAAAGCTGGCTGGAGAAAGTAAGGGATGTTCTTGGGGTGTGA
- the prmA gene encoding 50S ribosomal protein L11 methyltransferase, with protein MNWQEVRVEIAKEAAEAVAHYLQENSKHGVVIKENDEYMEITAYYPADDSFSENLRDLKEWVKNLKKFGLETGKVKYQLQLTAEEDWSTSWQSFFKSLYLGDRFLICPGWEDCDDKERIIIKIDPGMAFGVGSHETTELSIQLLEKYIGNKTVKMLDIGTGTGILSIVAAYLGVNNILGIDIDKAAVKAARENIVINNVSDSVTVIQGDLTESLSVKFPLIIANLLPDIIERLLKTVVSLMEKDGLLILSGIISNKEDKIINLARGEGLTVIEQCSLGEWVSLVLRKD; from the coding sequence ATGAACTGGCAGGAAGTAAGGGTTGAAATAGCTAAGGAGGCAGCTGAGGCAGTTGCCCATTATCTACAGGAAAATAGTAAACATGGTGTAGTAATTAAAGAGAATGATGAATATATGGAAATTACTGCTTATTATCCAGCTGATGATAGTTTTTCAGAAAATCTAAGGGATTTAAAGGAATGGGTTAAAAATTTGAAGAAATTCGGTCTTGAGACTGGTAAAGTGAAGTACCAGTTACAATTAACAGCAGAAGAAGACTGGTCTACAAGCTGGCAATCTTTTTTTAAGTCGCTTTATCTGGGTGATAGGTTTTTAATATGTCCTGGTTGGGAAGATTGTGATGATAAAGAACGTATTATTATTAAAATAGACCCGGGTATGGCTTTTGGAGTAGGTAGTCATGAAACTACAGAATTATCTATACAACTCCTGGAAAAGTATATAGGTAATAAGACAGTTAAAATGCTCGATATTGGTACGGGGACAGGGATATTATCTATTGTTGCTGCCTATCTTGGTGTTAATAATATTTTAGGGATAGATATTGATAAAGCAGCAGTTAAGGCTGCTAGAGAGAATATTGTAATAAATAATGTTAGTGACAGTGTTACGGTAATCCAGGGGGATCTTACTGAGAGCTTAAGTGTTAAATTTCCATTGATTATCGCTAATTTATTACCAGATATTATAGAAAGACTCTTAAAAACAGTCGTTTCTTTAATGGAAAAAGATGGTCTTTTAATATTATCAGGAATTATTAGTAATAAAGAAGATAAAATTATAAATTTAGCCCGTGGAGAGGGATTAACAGTGATTGAGCAATGTTCCTTAGGGGAATGGGTTAGCCTGGTATTAAGGAAGGATTGA
- a CDS encoding 16S rRNA (uracil(1498)-N(3))-methyltransferase produces MHRFFVDKDDIDGSVVRITGSDFNHLSHSLRLAPEDKIIVSNGDGWDYLVELQNFSDQSVKGRIINKEKNRSEPLLDITIAQAIPKKTNMDYIIQKCTELGVKNFIPLDTTRTIVKLKGRKEEKRVNRWQKIAREAAKQAGRGMIPTVARVHKLRDLVKYKDKYNLIIIPWEEEKSCSLINLKDKIRAVDKRVLIIIGPEGGFSAEEVASITKIGGISITLGPRILRTETAGLVTATVVLYETNDLGGN; encoded by the coding sequence ATGCACAGATTTTTTGTAGATAAGGATGATATTGATGGTAGTGTGGTTAGAATCACAGGAAGTGATTTTAACCACCTTTCTCATTCACTAAGATTAGCCCCAGAGGATAAGATAATTGTCTCTAATGGGGACGGCTGGGATTATCTTGTTGAACTACAAAATTTTAGTGATCAATCTGTTAAAGGCAGGATTATAAATAAGGAAAAAAACCGTTCTGAACCTTTATTAGATATAACAATAGCCCAGGCTATTCCTAAAAAGACTAATATGGATTATATTATTCAAAAATGTACTGAACTTGGGGTGAAAAATTTTATACCCCTGGATACTACTAGAACTATTGTTAAGTTAAAAGGGAGAAAAGAAGAAAAGAGAGTAAATAGGTGGCAGAAAATAGCCAGAGAAGCTGCTAAACAAGCCGGCAGGGGTATGATACCAACTGTTGCCAGGGTACATAAATTAAGGGATTTAGTAAAATATAAAGATAAATATAATTTAATTATCATACCATGGGAAGAAGAGAAGTCTTGCTCACTTATTAACCTAAAGGACAAAATAAGGGCAGTAGATAAGAGGGTACTAATAATTATTGGTCCTGAAGGGGGGTTTTCTGCTGAAGAAGTAGCAAGTATTACTAAGATAGGTGGAATATCAATTACTTTGGGACCTAGAATTTTACGGACTGAAACGGCTGGTTTAGTTACTGCTACTGTAGTACTATATGAGACAAATGATTTAGGGGGAAATTAA